In one window of Agromyces badenianii DNA:
- a CDS encoding flavin-containing monooxygenase — protein MSTTVIDTAVIGAGAAGLTVGKRLAERGASLELFDEHARVGDPWRERYRSLRLFTPRPFISLPGLRLDEGRFAYPSGAQMGDYLERYARHFELPVRTSSRVIAMTRDSDGRFRLELASGDEVRAERVVVTTGAHRIPVVPAFARELDPAIRQLHSLDYLGPEQLADGPVLVVGAANSGTDVALEAARNGHAVTLAGRHPGHVPVDIDTPLGNLMAGFFVSRLRRRTIDSPKGRAMRAAVLAHGVMLVRNKPAALDRAGIVQLGRVTGVEGGRPVTADGTGVDAATVVWCTGSRPDLGWIDIDGVVGDDGRPLEVRGIATGCPGLAFVGMPFQYSVASSTLMGMDRDARFVVEALSRAGHPTPATV, from the coding sequence AAGCGCCTCGCCGAGCGCGGCGCGAGTCTCGAACTGTTCGACGAGCATGCGCGCGTCGGCGACCCCTGGCGCGAGCGTTACCGTTCGCTGCGCCTGTTCACCCCGCGCCCGTTCATCAGCCTGCCCGGCCTGCGGCTCGACGAGGGCCGGTTCGCGTATCCGTCCGGCGCGCAGATGGGCGACTACCTCGAGCGCTACGCGCGGCACTTCGAGTTGCCCGTGCGCACCTCGTCGCGGGTCATCGCGATGACCCGCGACAGCGACGGCCGGTTCCGGCTCGAGCTCGCGAGCGGTGACGAGGTGCGCGCGGAGCGGGTCGTCGTGACGACCGGCGCGCACCGCATCCCCGTCGTGCCCGCCTTCGCGCGGGAGCTCGATCCGGCGATCCGCCAGCTCCATTCGCTCGACTACCTCGGGCCCGAACAGCTCGCCGACGGCCCGGTGCTCGTCGTCGGCGCTGCGAACTCGGGCACGGATGTCGCGCTCGAAGCCGCCCGCAACGGCCACGCCGTCACCCTCGCCGGTCGGCACCCGGGGCATGTGCCCGTCGACATCGACACCCCGCTCGGCAACCTCATGGCCGGATTCTTCGTCAGTCGCTTGCGCCGGAGGACCATCGACAGCCCGAAGGGGCGCGCGATGCGGGCCGCCGTGCTCGCCCACGGCGTGATGCTCGTGCGCAACAAGCCGGCAGCGCTCGATCGCGCCGGCATCGTGCAACTCGGACGGGTCACCGGGGTCGAGGGCGGCCGACCGGTCACGGCCGACGGCACGGGGGTCGACGCGGCGACCGTCGTCTGGTGCACGGGGTCGCGCCCCGACCTCGGCTGGATCGACATCGACGGCGTGGTCGGCGACGACGGGCGACCGCTCGAGGTGCGCGGCATCGCCACCGGATGCCCCGGGCTCGCGTTCGTGGGCATGCCGTTCCAGTACTCCGTGGCATCCTCGACCCTGATGGGCATGGACCGCGACGCCCGGTTCGTCGTGGAGGCGCTGAGCCGCGCTGGGCACCCGACGCCGGCGACCGTGTAG
- the gap gene encoding type I glyceraldehyde-3-phosphate dehydrogenase, producing MTTRIAINGFGRIGRNVLRALVERDADFEVVAINDLTAPDALAHLLRYDSSLGRFGRPVSVDGDVLVVDGRRIRVLAERDPAKLPWGELDVEIVLESTGRFTSADAARAHLDAGARRVLVSAPSDGADLTIAYGVNHAEYDPATHVVVSNASCTTNALAPLAKVLDDLAGIEHGFMTTVHAYTQEQNLQDGPHRDLRRARAAGVNIVPTSTGAAKAIGLVLPGLDGKLQGDSIRVPVPVGSIVELNTTVSREVSLDEVLAAYRAAAEGPLAGVLAYVDDPIVSSDIEGDPHSSIFDAALTRVHGRHVKVVAWYDNEWGFSNRVVDSLGLLAG from the coding sequence ATGACCACCCGCATCGCCATCAACGGCTTCGGCCGTATCGGCCGCAACGTACTGCGCGCGCTCGTCGAACGCGACGCCGACTTCGAGGTCGTCGCGATCAACGACCTCACCGCCCCCGACGCGCTCGCCCACCTGCTCAGGTACGACAGCTCGCTCGGCCGCTTCGGCCGCCCGGTGTCGGTCGACGGCGACGTGCTCGTGGTCGACGGCCGCCGCATCCGCGTGCTCGCCGAGCGCGACCCCGCGAAGCTGCCCTGGGGCGAGCTCGACGTCGAGATCGTGCTCGAGTCGACCGGACGCTTCACCTCGGCCGACGCCGCTCGTGCGCACCTCGACGCCGGCGCGCGGCGCGTGCTCGTCTCCGCGCCGTCCGACGGCGCCGACCTCACGATCGCGTACGGGGTGAACCACGCCGAGTACGACCCGGCGACGCACGTCGTCGTGTCGAACGCCTCGTGCACGACGAACGCCCTCGCACCGCTCGCGAAGGTGCTCGACGACCTGGCCGGCATCGAGCACGGGTTCATGACCACCGTGCACGCCTACACGCAGGAGCAGAACCTGCAAGACGGCCCGCACCGCGACCTGCGCCGCGCCCGTGCCGCCGGCGTGAACATCGTGCCGACCTCGACCGGCGCCGCGAAGGCCATCGGCCTCGTGCTGCCGGGCCTCGACGGCAAGCTGCAGGGCGACTCGATCCGCGTGCCCGTGCCGGTCGGCTCGATCGTCGAGCTCAACACCACGGTGTCGAGGGAGGTCTCGCTCGACGAGGTGCTCGCCGCGTACCGCGCCGCCGCCGAGGGGCCGCTCGCGGGAGTGCTCGCCTATGTCGACGACCCGATCGTCTCGAGCGACATCGAGGGCGACCCGCACTCGTCGATCTTCGACGCCGCCCTCACTCGCGTGCACGGCAGGCATGTGAAGGTCGTCGCTTGGTACGACAACGAGTGGGGCTTCTCGAACCGCGTCGTGGATTCGCTCGGCCTCCTCGCCGGCTGA
- a CDS encoding GlxA family transcriptional regulator translates to MTRRNHRVAVLVLPGAKPLDVGIPAQVFSTRASMPYEVRVCGAAPGLVTGGDGLSYHVADGLDALEWAETVFIPGYRHPDRDEPPVAVVDALRAAHARGARLAAISTGAFALAATGLLDGRRATTHWHYTEALAARHPLIWVDTNVLFVDEGAVLTSAGAASGIDLCLHLVRRDHGVAVANHAARRLVAAPYRSGGQAQYVPRSLPPELGPVFAATREWALRRLDEPLTLDALARNANVSPRTFSRRFVEDTGYTPMQWVLRARVDMARELLERSDLGVEQIAARAGLGTGANLRLHFQRILGVSPSDYRHTFAAGE, encoded by the coding sequence ATGACTCGCCGCAATCATCGCGTCGCCGTGCTCGTGCTGCCGGGGGCGAAGCCGCTCGACGTCGGAATCCCGGCACAGGTGTTCTCGACGCGGGCGAGCATGCCCTACGAGGTGCGGGTGTGCGGCGCGGCGCCCGGACTCGTGACGGGCGGCGACGGGCTCTCGTACCACGTGGCCGACGGCCTCGACGCGCTCGAGTGGGCCGAGACGGTCTTCATCCCCGGTTACCGTCACCCCGATCGGGACGAGCCGCCGGTGGCGGTCGTCGACGCGCTGCGGGCGGCGCACGCGCGGGGGGCGCGGCTCGCCGCGATCTCGACGGGGGCGTTCGCCCTCGCAGCGACCGGGTTGCTCGACGGGCGTCGGGCCACGACGCACTGGCACTACACGGAGGCGCTCGCCGCGAGGCATCCGCTCATCTGGGTCGACACGAACGTGCTGTTCGTCGACGAGGGCGCGGTGCTGACCTCGGCCGGGGCGGCATCGGGCATCGACCTCTGCCTGCACCTCGTGCGCCGCGACCACGGTGTCGCCGTCGCCAACCACGCCGCCCGGCGGCTCGTCGCCGCGCCGTACCGCAGCGGCGGCCAGGCGCAGTACGTGCCGCGCAGCCTGCCGCCCGAGCTCGGCCCGGTGTTCGCGGCGACCCGCGAGTGGGCGCTGCGGCGGCTCGACGAACCGCTCACCCTCGATGCGCTCGCCCGCAACGCCAACGTCTCGCCGCGCACGTTCTCGCGTCGCTTCGTGGAGGACACCGGGTACACCCCGATGCAGTGGGTGCTGCGGGCCCGGGTCGACATGGCACGAGAGCTGCTCGAGCGCAGCGACCTCGGGGTCGAGCAGATCGCCGCGCGGGCCGGTCTCGGCACCGGCGCGAACCTGCGGCTGCACTTCCAGCGCATCCTCGGAGTCTCGCCGAGCGACTACCGGCACACCTTCGCCGCGGGGGAGTAA
- a CDS encoding 5'-3' exonuclease, producing the protein MADRLMLLDTASLYFRAFYGVPDSITAPDGTPVNAVRGLLDMIARLVTDFEATHLVACWDDDWRPAWRVELIPSYKAHRVERAVPGGVDVEETPAGLIVQIPRIREVLGLLGIAVVGAPEHEADDVIGTLATGATMPVDVVTGDRDLFQLVDDDASVRVIYTARGMSKLEVLTDASVVAKYGVLPEQYADFAVMRGDSSDGLPGVAGVGEKTAASLLQEFVDLDGIRAAAADASAPMSASVRAKFTAAADYLDVAPTVVEVVRDLDLGEFDSRLRPVTGVRREALEELATEWNLGGAVSRVLTALDALA; encoded by the coding sequence GTGGCCGACCGACTGATGCTCCTCGACACCGCCTCGCTCTACTTCCGCGCGTTCTACGGCGTGCCCGACTCGATCACGGCGCCCGACGGCACGCCCGTCAATGCCGTGCGCGGGCTGCTCGACATGATCGCGCGCCTCGTCACCGACTTCGAGGCGACCCACCTCGTCGCCTGCTGGGACGACGACTGGCGCCCGGCCTGGCGGGTCGAGCTGATTCCGAGCTACAAGGCGCACCGCGTCGAGCGTGCCGTGCCCGGCGGCGTCGACGTCGAAGAGACCCCGGCCGGGCTGATCGTGCAGATTCCGCGCATCCGCGAGGTGCTCGGCCTCCTCGGCATCGCCGTCGTGGGTGCCCCCGAGCACGAGGCCGACGACGTCATCGGCACCCTCGCGACGGGCGCGACGATGCCGGTCGACGTCGTCACGGGCGACCGCGACCTGTTCCAGCTCGTCGACGACGACGCATCCGTGCGGGTCATCTACACCGCTCGGGGCATGAGCAAGCTCGAGGTGCTGACCGACGCGTCGGTCGTGGCGAAGTACGGGGTGCTGCCCGAGCAGTACGCCGACTTCGCGGTGATGCGCGGCGACAGCTCCGACGGGCTGCCGGGCGTCGCCGGAGTGGGCGAGAAGACGGCTGCGTCGCTTCTGCAGGAGTTCGTCGACCTCGATGGCATCAGGGCGGCGGCAGCGGATGCCTCGGCACCGATGTCGGCGAGCGTGCGGGCGAAGTTCACGGCCGCTGCCGACTACCTCGACGTCGCGCCCACCGTCGTCGAGGTCGTGCGCGATCTCGACCTCGGCGAGTTCGACTCCCGGCTGCGCCCCGTCACGGGAGTGCGCAGGGAAGCCCTCGAGGAGCTCGCGACGGAGTGGAACCTCGGGGGCGCGGTGTCGCGGGTGCTCACAGCCCTCGACGCGCTCGCCTGA
- a CDS encoding BCCT family transporter: MSGTSNEPAEQTEHSEHTTGSEHPAITADAPAATRPHRSLPPVQRWVFWPAAIVVVLFVAFALIAPGAAESMFGAIQTGIVNTFNWYYVLIAAFFVAFCLFVGFSRFGDIKLGRDDDEPEFSLLSWFSLLFAAGMGIGLVFYGVSEPLSHFVSPRPGVTGTPAALAQQALSQTYLHWGVQAWSIYVVVGLGLAYAIHRRRRPISIRWTLEPLLGTRVQGGWGHTIDVIALVGTLFGVATSLGLGVLQISAGLDYAGILEPTALSEVVIILVISVFVLWSVLSGVTKGMKWLSTANLVFAGILVIYVLAMGPTEFLLREFVQSIGNYIQNFIGLSFNVNAFQGTAGEEWQASWTSFYWGWWISWAPFVGIFIARVSKGRTVRQFVTGVILVPTLIGILWFAVLGGSALAIELADPGALTQADGSVNVEAALFELLTYLPGTPLLTVGVILLITIFFVTSADSGALVMGMIATGGQLNPKRWVRTFFTAITALLAIALLLSGGLKALQTAAIIIALPFSIVMLLICWSTIIAFTRERRAYAKAERAAFIEHIGEHYGLEVEAPLDGPVAGRPAWVRGLLGRLRLGTDAAAMSRRISPALLAEENAMPDSVPTADVDEIVDHDPLSDRDDHDIPEHGEDDPRSLPR; this comes from the coding sequence ATGAGCGGGACGTCGAACGAACCGGCCGAGCAGACCGAGCACAGCGAGCACACGACCGGCTCCGAACATCCTGCGATCACGGCGGATGCACCGGCCGCGACTCGACCGCACCGATCCCTGCCGCCCGTGCAGCGCTGGGTGTTCTGGCCCGCCGCGATCGTCGTCGTGCTGTTCGTCGCGTTCGCCCTGATCGCGCCGGGCGCTGCGGAATCGATGTTCGGTGCGATCCAGACCGGAATCGTCAACACCTTCAACTGGTACTACGTGCTCATCGCCGCCTTCTTCGTGGCCTTCTGCCTGTTCGTCGGGTTCAGCCGCTTCGGCGACATCAAGCTCGGGCGAGACGACGACGAACCCGAGTTCTCGCTGTTGTCGTGGTTCTCGCTGCTCTTCGCGGCGGGCATGGGCATCGGGCTCGTGTTCTACGGCGTGAGCGAGCCGCTCAGCCACTTCGTGTCGCCGCGACCCGGCGTCACCGGCACTCCCGCCGCGCTCGCGCAGCAGGCGCTCAGCCAGACCTACCTGCACTGGGGTGTTCAGGCGTGGTCGATCTACGTCGTCGTCGGGCTCGGGCTCGCCTACGCGATCCACCGCCGGCGCCGGCCGATCTCCATCCGGTGGACCCTCGAGCCGCTGCTCGGCACACGGGTCCAGGGCGGCTGGGGCCACACGATCGACGTCATCGCTCTCGTCGGCACGCTCTTCGGCGTCGCGACCTCGCTCGGGCTCGGCGTGCTGCAGATCAGCGCCGGCCTCGACTACGCCGGCATCCTCGAGCCGACGGCGCTCAGCGAGGTCGTGATCATCCTCGTCATCTCGGTCTTCGTGCTGTGGTCGGTGCTCTCGGGGGTCACGAAGGGCATGAAGTGGCTCTCGACCGCGAACCTCGTGTTCGCCGGCATCCTCGTGATCTACGTGCTCGCGATGGGGCCGACCGAGTTCCTGTTGCGCGAGTTCGTGCAGTCGATCGGCAACTACATCCAGAACTTCATCGGGCTCTCCTTCAATGTGAACGCCTTCCAGGGCACGGCGGGCGAAGAGTGGCAGGCGTCGTGGACCTCGTTCTACTGGGGCTGGTGGATCTCGTGGGCCCCGTTCGTCGGCATCTTCATCGCCCGCGTCTCGAAGGGACGCACCGTGCGTCAGTTCGTCACGGGCGTCATCCTCGTGCCCACGCTCATCGGCATCCTCTGGTTCGCGGTGCTCGGCGGATCGGCGCTCGCGATCGAACTCGCAGACCCGGGAGCGCTCACTCAGGCCGACGGCAGCGTGAACGTCGAGGCCGCGCTCTTCGAACTGCTCACCTACCTGCCCGGCACTCCGCTGCTGACGGTCGGCGTGATCCTGCTCATCACGATCTTCTTCGTCACCTCGGCCGATTCCGGAGCGCTCGTGATGGGCATGATCGCCACGGGCGGGCAGCTGAACCCGAAGCGCTGGGTACGCACCTTCTTCACCGCGATCACGGCGCTGCTCGCGATCGCACTGCTGCTCAGCGGCGGGCTGAAGGCCCTGCAGACCGCGGCGATCATCATCGCGCTGCCGTTCAGCATCGTGATGCTGCTGATCTGCTGGTCGACGATCATCGCCTTCACCCGAGAGCGACGCGCGTACGCGAAGGCCGAACGCGCGGCGTTCATCGAACACATCGGCGAACACTACGGGCTCGAGGTCGAGGCGCCACTCGACGGCCCTGTCGCTGGTCGACCCGCGTGGGTGCGCGGGCTGCTCGGGCGGCTGCGCCTCGGCACGGATGCCGCGGCGATGTCGCGGCGCATCTCACCGGCGCTGCTCGCCGAGGAGAACGCCATGCCCGACTCGGTGCCGACCGCCGACGTCGACGAGATCGTCGACCACGACCCGCTCTCGGATCGTGACGACCACGACATCCCCGAGCACGGCGAGGACGACCCGCGCTCGCTTCCTCGATGA
- a CDS encoding FUSC family protein yields the protein MGVTDTFRASKRVPILQVAKASAATIAAWLVAGWLIPAQLPVFAAIAALLVVQPSVNQSFGKAIERSIGVILGVLIATVASLAFGQNSWIILVTIVIAMLVAWALKITPGTSNQVAISAMLVLALGSSSPEYALDRIIETLIGAAIGIVVNALIVPPVAVAPARRDLSLLGGELAASLDRLASALESPQRPGDLQRLMVEARLMRPMRDAADASITTGEESLTLNPRRSVHRTELVEMRTLLEQLSPIVTQVIGMTRAVFDHYDAALADEPTVRAIADQLRRAAHDVRLAVHLADVDPEPLDSIEPALTAPLVVAPPQSGHWILIGSLMEDLRRIRAELVDA from the coding sequence ATGGGCGTCACGGACACCTTCCGCGCCTCGAAGCGCGTGCCCATCCTGCAGGTCGCGAAGGCCTCGGCCGCGACGATCGCCGCCTGGCTCGTCGCGGGGTGGCTGATCCCGGCGCAACTGCCCGTCTTCGCCGCGATCGCGGCGCTGCTCGTGGTGCAGCCGAGCGTAAACCAGTCGTTCGGCAAAGCGATCGAGCGCTCGATCGGCGTGATCCTCGGCGTGCTCATCGCGACCGTCGCCTCCCTCGCGTTCGGGCAGAACAGCTGGATCATCCTCGTCACGATCGTCATCGCCATGCTCGTCGCGTGGGCGCTGAAGATCACACCGGGCACGTCGAACCAGGTCGCGATCAGCGCGATGCTCGTGCTGGCCCTCGGCTCCTCCTCGCCCGAGTACGCCCTCGACCGCATCATCGAGACGCTCATCGGCGCCGCGATCGGCATCGTCGTCAACGCGCTCATCGTGCCGCCCGTGGCGGTCGCCCCGGCCCGACGCGACCTCTCACTGCTCGGCGGCGAGCTCGCGGCATCCCTCGACCGCCTCGCGAGCGCCCTCGAGAGCCCGCAACGGCCCGGCGACCTGCAGCGCCTCATGGTCGAGGCGCGCCTCATGCGACCGATGCGCGATGCAGCGGATGCCTCGATCACGACGGGCGAGGAATCGCTGACGCTGAATCCCCGGCGCTCGGTGCACCGCACCGAGCTCGTCGAGATGCGCACCCTGCTCGAGCAGCTGAGCCCGATCGTGACGCAGGTGATCGGCATGACCCGGGCGGTCTTCGACCACTACGACGCGGCCCTCGCCGATGAACCGACCGTGCGCGCGATCGCCGACCAGTTGCGCCGGGCCGCCCACGACGTGCGGCTCGCCGTGCACCTCGCCGACGTCGACCCCGAGCCGCTCGACTCGATCGAGCCCGCCCTGACCGCGCCGCTCGTCGTGGCCCCGCCGCAATCGGGGCACTGGATCCTGATCGGCTCGCTCATGGAAGACCTCCGGCGCATCCGCGCCGAACTCGTCGACGCGTAG
- a CDS encoding tryptophan-rich sensory protein, with product MTTTKRPATTVAGSDVARQLTVAVSAVLAVIGSFIGSGAAGGTPIQDAAGGALAADATLVAPGGGAFSIWTLIYLGLLVYAVWQFLPSQREETRHRRLGYPIAASLLLNAAWILSIQFDVLWLSVPVIVLLLVVLIVAFRICRATAPTSRVDAVVTDGTVGLYLGWVCVATAANITAALVAAGFDGWGIAPEVWSVIVVSIAGIIGIALAIWDRGRIAPTLSLGWGLAWVAIARLTDAPQSTVTGVAAIIAVVAVVIATVWARIASRDVADA from the coding sequence ATGACGACCACGAAACGACCGGCCACCACCGTGGCGGGCAGCGATGTCGCACGACAGCTCACCGTCGCGGTGAGCGCGGTGCTGGCGGTGATCGGCTCGTTCATCGGGTCGGGCGCCGCTGGGGGCACTCCCATTCAAGACGCCGCCGGCGGGGCGCTCGCGGCGGACGCGACCCTGGTGGCACCGGGCGGGGGCGCCTTCTCGATCTGGACGCTCATCTACCTCGGCCTCCTCGTCTACGCGGTCTGGCAGTTCCTGCCCTCGCAGCGGGAGGAGACCCGCCACCGCCGGCTCGGCTATCCGATCGCCGCGTCACTGCTGCTGAACGCCGCGTGGATCCTCAGCATCCAGTTCGACGTGCTGTGGCTGAGCGTGCCGGTCATCGTGCTGCTGCTCGTGGTGCTGATCGTCGCCTTCCGCATCTGCCGGGCGACGGCGCCGACCTCGCGTGTCGACGCGGTCGTCACCGACGGCACCGTCGGGCTCTACCTCGGCTGGGTCTGCGTCGCCACCGCCGCCAACATCACGGCCGCGCTCGTCGCCGCCGGCTTCGACGGTTGGGGCATCGCACCCGAGGTGTGGTCGGTGATCGTCGTCTCGATCGCAGGCATCATCGGCATCGCGCTCGCGATCTGGGATCGCGGACGAATCGCCCCGACCCTTTCGCTCGGCTGGGGGCTCGCCTGGGTCGCGATCGCGCGACTGACGGATGCCCCGCAGTCGACGGTGACGGGCGTCGCGGCGATCATCGCCGTGGTCGCCGTCGTCATCGCGACGGTGTGGGCCCGCATCGCCTCACGCGACGTCGCCGACGCTTAG
- a CDS encoding DUF2207 family protein, with translation MLTAVLVFAIVPAFLILGFGFVARTIAAQRVTPRVVQYSPERGSTVLRDALLVDADRRAASAALIDLAVKRKVRLIAGSGKRKRRPVAVELAPDVALTAEEAALLEALFGREHSGADVRRFSADRRALAGRVKSLLLNIEHALAREGLIADRRVTWPSVTLTVFAYLGMLVEVAFLAVATVAADWPAAIATLVAVAATIATIFVAPPAWRKFLPAATAHREHLAGLRQYIELAEAERLRVLQSPSGAELRATDASGHAAAEADGPAARFHLHERLLPYAVLFGLEREWMAKLKLEYAELGQSSIDTLGGLVDITGDLDLAIEAAGGVAQLAADVGDLADAAGNVIDGVGGAFELFNS, from the coding sequence GTGCTGACCGCCGTGCTCGTGTTCGCGATCGTGCCCGCCTTCCTCATCCTCGGATTCGGGTTCGTCGCACGCACCATCGCCGCCCAGCGCGTGACCCCGCGCGTGGTGCAGTACTCGCCCGAACGCGGTTCGACGGTGCTGCGGGATGCGCTGCTCGTCGACGCCGATCGGCGTGCGGCATCCGCTGCCCTCATCGACCTCGCGGTGAAGCGCAAGGTGCGACTCATCGCCGGCAGCGGCAAGCGCAAGCGCAGGCCCGTCGCCGTCGAGCTCGCCCCCGACGTCGCGCTCACCGCCGAAGAAGCCGCCCTGCTCGAGGCGCTGTTCGGTCGCGAGCACTCGGGCGCCGACGTGCGCCGGTTCTCAGCCGACCGCCGCGCGCTCGCCGGCCGCGTGAAGAGCCTGCTGCTGAACATCGAGCACGCCCTCGCCCGCGAAGGGCTCATCGCCGACCGCCGCGTGACGTGGCCGAGCGTCACCCTCACCGTGTTCGCCTACCTCGGCATGCTCGTCGAGGTGGCGTTCCTCGCCGTCGCGACCGTCGCGGCCGACTGGCCCGCGGCCATCGCGACGCTCGTCGCCGTCGCCGCCACGATCGCGACGATCTTCGTGGCCCCGCCCGCGTGGCGCAAATTCCTGCCCGCGGCGACGGCTCACCGTGAACACCTCGCCGGCCTTCGGCAGTACATCGAGCTCGCCGAGGCCGAGCGGCTGCGGGTGCTGCAGTCGCCGAGCGGGGCCGAGCTTCGCGCGACGGATGCCTCGGGGCATGCCGCCGCCGAAGCCGACGGGCCCGCAGCGCGGTTCCATCTGCACGAGCGGCTGCTGCCCTACGCCGTGCTCTTCGGCCTCGAACGCGAGTGGATGGCGAAGCTCAAGCTCGAGTACGCGGAGCTCGGCCAGAGCAGCATCGACACCCTCGGCGGGCTCGTCGACATCACCGGTGACCTCGACCTCGCGATCGAGGCCGCGGGCGGCGTCGCCCAGCTGGCCGCGGATGTCGGCGACCTCGCGGATGCCGCCGGCAACGTCATCGACGGCGTCGGCGGCGCGTTCGAGCTGTTCAACTCGTAG
- a CDS encoding alpha/beta family hydrolase → MTADEQTLTIDVDGVPVSAVYARPPAASATIAVAHGAGAGMEHPFMTGFTRALNDAGVATLRFNFPYREAGRRFPDRPPVAIATWRAVMDAAAARAAEAGRPGEPIWAAGKSFAGRMASMAVADGMPAAGLVFLGYPLHAPGKPEKPRDEHLPGISVPMLFLQGRTDPFANPNEQLDDVVHRIGSNATLEWIDDANHSFEVKGRKRPAAEIGAALAAPVAEFVRAHSAG, encoded by the coding sequence ATGACCGCTGACGAGCAGACGCTCACGATCGACGTCGACGGCGTACCCGTCTCGGCCGTGTACGCCCGGCCGCCGGCCGCGTCGGCCACGATCGCCGTCGCCCATGGGGCGGGCGCCGGCATGGAGCATCCGTTCATGACGGGCTTCACGCGCGCGCTGAACGACGCCGGCGTCGCGACGCTTCGGTTCAACTTCCCGTACCGCGAGGCGGGGCGGCGGTTCCCCGACCGGCCGCCGGTCGCGATCGCGACCTGGCGCGCGGTGATGGATGCCGCGGCCGCACGTGCCGCCGAGGCAGGGCGCCCGGGCGAGCCGATCTGGGCGGCGGGCAAGTCGTTCGCCGGGCGCATGGCGTCGATGGCGGTGGCCGACGGCATGCCTGCGGCCGGGCTCGTCTTCCTCGGCTACCCGCTGCACGCTCCGGGCAAGCCCGAGAAGCCGCGCGACGAGCACCTGCCCGGCATCAGCGTGCCGATGCTCTTCCTGCAGGGGCGCACCGATCCCTTCGCGAATCCGAACGAGCAGCTCGACGACGTCGTGCACCGCATCGGGTCGAACGCGACCCTCGAGTGGATCGACGACGCCAACCACAGCTTCGAGGTGAAGGGGAGGAAGCGCCCCGCGGCCGAGATCGGCGCCGCTCTCGCAGCGCCGGTCGCGGAGTTCGTGCGGGCTCACTCGGCGGGCTGA
- a CDS encoding SDR family oxidoreductase yields MSRTYVITGAGSGIGAAAAALLTERGNRVIGVDLKGADITADLSKPEGRADAAAAVVEASGGKIDAVIAAAGISAPIPLTVAVNFFGVTGFLDALAPTLAKSEAPRIAVVSSMASLQPNSPELVDALLAGDEAKALEVGAALAEQGPEAGYLNYPSSKRALSRWVRRESITPRYAGAGIPVNAVAPGTVVTPMTAPLLATEEGRAMVDAAVPMPLNGHSDAVVIARLLAWLTSEENTHVTGQTIYIDGGADASLRGDDIWGWADPS; encoded by the coding sequence ATGAGCAGAACGTATGTCATCACCGGAGCAGGATCAGGCATCGGAGCAGCCGCGGCGGCACTCCTCACCGAGCGCGGTAACCGCGTCATCGGCGTCGACCTGAAGGGGGCCGACATCACCGCCGACCTCTCGAAGCCCGAGGGCCGAGCGGATGCCGCAGCGGCCGTCGTCGAGGCATCCGGCGGCAAGATCGACGCCGTCATCGCGGCGGCGGGCATCTCCGCGCCGATCCCGCTGACCGTGGCCGTGAACTTCTTCGGCGTCACCGGGTTCCTCGACGCGCTCGCACCGACGCTCGCGAAGTCCGAGGCGCCGCGCATCGCCGTCGTCAGTTCCATGGCGAGCCTGCAGCCGAACTCGCCCGAGCTCGTCGACGCGCTGCTCGCGGGCGACGAGGCGAAGGCCCTCGAGGTCGGTGCCGCACTCGCCGAGCAGGGGCCCGAGGCGGGCTACCTCAACTACCCGTCGTCGAAGCGCGCGCTCAGCCGCTGGGTGCGCCGCGAGTCGATCACGCCGCGCTACGCGGGTGCCGGCATTCCGGTCAACGCGGTCGCCCCGGGCACCGTCGTCACCCCGATGACCGCGCCGCTGCTCGCGACCGAAGAGGGCCGGGCCATGGTCGACGCCGCCGTGCCGATGCCGCTCAACGGGCACTCCGACGCGGTCGTGATCGCGCGCCTGCTGGCCTGGCTCACGAGCGAGGAGAACACGCACGTCACGGGCCAGACGATCTACATCGACGGCGGAGCCGACGCGTCGCTCCGCGGCGACGACATCTGGGGCTGGGCCGACCCGAGCTGA